One window from the genome of Streptomyces sp. NBC_01476 encodes:
- a CDS encoding AfsR/SARP family transcriptional regulator — MRYSILGTTQALRDDGSPAMLAGGRLRALLTALALRPGRVVGAEALIGEVWDGEPPADATGALQALVGRLRRVIGHEAVGSVDGGYRLEAARDEVDLYRFERLAEEGARALADGDPVKASGLLGDALTLWRGPALADLPDRGTAAVRVEALRLDAQRHRLTADLSLGRAIQILPELAGLAAAQPLDEPLRALHIRALRAAGRTADALAAYEEVRRDLADRLGTDPSPELRALHAELLNPAPLPPAGSGYPAAAGPGWTFGGYPPDAGQDRPAGAPSDHRDGPPSGAGRDADGTPQDARTPSGGAARPGRAPAPAAGHATDPARPGAGEAAADGTRRAPSGQHSAPAGETPRPHGVRPAGSGRNAEGDGPAGSGWNADGDAFADSGWGADSARPAGSGRNAEADGSAGSRWGAEGDGPAGSGWGDGSGRPAGSGRNAGSGGAAGSVRGGGRARGGRVPGNGRARLTSFVGRESDLAAVEGDLGRARLVTITGPGGTGKTRLSQEAGDLVGRRWADGVWYVELAPVSDPRTVPEAVISSLGLRDTLLHGGSAAEAAIAVETKQKDPARQLTDYCAARDLLLVLDNCEHVIDAAATLTELLLAGCPGVTVLATSREPLGVPGELVRPLDPLPDPTALRLLADRGAAARPGFSVEDDPVACAELCRRLDGLPLAIELAAARLRSMSPRQLADRLDDRFRLLTGGSRTLLPRQQTLRAVVDWSWDLLEPAERVLLRRLAVFRGGWTLEAAEAICADPADPADPADPANPPDPDPGDAGDTAAPEKPGKPAQPATAGDRIDAPDAAALLASLVDKSLVLADLTADGARYRMLETIYEYAAERLDGSCERPAVERRHITYFREYARAADPLLRGRDQLVWFERLENEHENLRAALRRAVAAGDEQEALILVLGCNWFWEVRNYASERRHWPLTVASMGPDPFAEPPALVPLEHGPLEQPPPLAGEQLLEARRHVRLIDMSAREGEVDWWTHPEMTRIGNALIATYPPHLPQAARFPGIMRPYGAFFSGDFDRLQSLMNETVEACRTHGRTWELAFALQLRAKVNNDVTERLADSIRDIGESRRLFERLGDEWGTAETLSAEAEAAIHSGEWLRAVECCREGIALARKIGSHQHVPVLTVRMGDALISAGDWEQGERLLREGIEDAQRFGSASDGAAFFGNVLLAGALSHRHDTAQALEVIEETIRQNEAGGTGMPGFISGMLLGMKGSLLGKSGRPVEGLRLLTEGVEELARHPLANVITPRLSIMLTPAAAQLLRLVAEADGGPEHRLFGRRVHRSVVLLGAHQRWRPSVVPPAELRELEEEKALLRDLLGEQAYEAGYAEGDGLQAEEAVALMRDVE; from the coding sequence GTGCGCTATTCGATCCTCGGCACCACCCAGGCCCTCCGCGACGACGGTTCACCCGCCATGCTCGCCGGCGGGCGGCTGCGGGCGCTGCTGACGGCGCTCGCGCTGCGGCCCGGCCGGGTGGTCGGCGCGGAGGCCCTGATCGGGGAGGTGTGGGACGGGGAGCCGCCGGCCGACGCGACCGGGGCGCTGCAGGCGCTGGTCGGGCGGCTGCGGCGGGTCATCGGGCACGAGGCGGTCGGCTCGGTCGACGGGGGTTACCGGCTGGAGGCGGCGCGGGACGAGGTCGACCTCTACCGCTTCGAGCGGCTCGCGGAGGAGGGCGCGCGGGCGCTCGCCGACGGCGATCCGGTCAAGGCGTCCGGCCTGCTCGGCGACGCGCTCACCCTGTGGCGCGGGCCCGCCCTGGCGGATCTCCCGGACCGGGGTACGGCCGCGGTCCGCGTGGAGGCGCTCCGGCTCGACGCCCAGCGGCACCGGCTCACCGCCGACCTCAGCCTGGGCCGCGCCATCCAGATCCTGCCCGAACTGGCCGGACTCGCCGCCGCCCAGCCGCTCGACGAGCCGCTGCGGGCGCTGCACATCCGGGCGCTGCGTGCGGCGGGCCGGACCGCCGACGCGCTGGCGGCGTACGAGGAGGTCCGCCGCGACCTCGCGGACCGCCTCGGCACCGATCCCAGCCCGGAGCTGCGTGCCCTCCACGCGGAACTCCTCAACCCGGCGCCGTTGCCTCCGGCGGGGAGCGGATATCCGGCTGCCGCCGGACCGGGTTGGACCTTCGGCGGCTACCCGCCAGATGCGGGCCAGGACCGGCCTGCCGGCGCCCCCTCGGACCACCGCGACGGCCCGCCGTCCGGAGCCGGCCGCGACGCGGACGGCACCCCGCAGGACGCCCGCACGCCGTCCGGCGGCGCGGCTCGCCCCGGACGCGCACCCGCCCCCGCGGCCGGCCACGCGACGGACCCGGCCCGCCCCGGTGCGGGCGAAGCCGCCGCGGACGGCACCCGACGCGCCCCCTCCGGACAGCACTCCGCCCCAGCCGGGGAGACCCCCCGCCCGCACGGAGTGAGGCCGGCCGGTTCGGGTCGGAACGCCGAGGGTGACGGGCCGGCTGGTTCGGGTTGGAACGCTGACGGTGACGCGTTCGCCGATTCGGGCTGGGGCGCCGACAGCGCCAGGCCGGCCGGTTCGGGTCGGAACGCCGAGGCTGACGGATCCGCCGGTTCGCGTTGGGGCGCCGAGGGCGACGGACCCGCCGGTTCGGGCTGGGGCGACGGCAGTGGCCGGCCGGCCGGGTCGGGTCGGAACGCCGGCAGCGGTGGGGCCGCCGGGTCGGTTCGGGGTGGGGGGCGGGCGCGTGGGGGGCGGGTGCCGGGGAACGGGCGGGCGCGGCTGACCAGTTTCGTCGGGCGGGAGAGCGATCTCGCCGCGGTGGAGGGGGACTTGGGCCGGGCCCGGCTGGTGACGATCACCGGACCCGGCGGGACCGGGAAGACCCGGCTGTCCCAGGAGGCCGGGGACCTGGTGGGCCGGCGCTGGGCGGACGGCGTCTGGTACGTGGAGCTGGCACCGGTGAGCGACCCGCGCACAGTGCCCGAGGCGGTGATCAGCTCGCTCGGCCTGCGCGACACGCTGCTGCACGGAGGCAGCGCCGCCGAGGCCGCGATAGCCGTCGAGACCAAACAGAAGGACCCGGCCCGGCAGCTCACCGACTACTGCGCGGCCCGCGACCTGCTGCTGGTGCTGGACAACTGCGAGCACGTGATCGACGCCGCCGCGACCCTCACCGAGCTGCTGCTGGCCGGCTGCCCCGGCGTGACCGTACTCGCCACCAGCCGCGAACCGCTCGGCGTACCGGGGGAGTTGGTACGGCCGCTTGACCCGCTGCCCGATCCCACCGCGCTACGGCTGCTGGCCGACCGCGGGGCCGCCGCCCGCCCCGGCTTCTCCGTCGAGGACGACCCGGTGGCGTGCGCCGAGCTGTGCCGGCGGCTCGACGGCCTGCCGCTGGCCATCGAACTGGCCGCGGCCCGGCTGCGGAGCATGTCGCCGCGGCAGCTCGCCGACCGGCTCGACGACCGCTTTCGGCTGCTGACCGGCGGCAGCCGTACGCTGCTGCCCCGCCAGCAGACCCTGCGGGCCGTCGTGGACTGGTCCTGGGACCTGCTGGAACCCGCCGAGCGCGTCCTGCTGCGCCGGCTGGCGGTCTTCCGCGGCGGCTGGACGCTGGAGGCCGCCGAGGCGATCTGCGCCGACCCAGCAGACCCGGCAGACCCAGCGGACCCGGCGAACCCGCCAGACCCAGACCCGGGGGACGCAGGGGACACGGCGGCCCCGGAAAAGCCGGGGAAGCCGGCGCAGCCGGCCACCGCCGGGGACCGGATCGACGCCCCGGACGCCGCCGCCCTGCTCGCCTCCCTCGTGGACAAGTCGCTCGTGCTCGCCGACCTCACCGCCGACGGCGCCCGTTACCGGATGCTGGAGACGATCTACGAGTACGCCGCCGAGCGTCTTGACGGCTCCTGCGAGCGACCGGCCGTCGAACGCCGGCACATCACGTACTTCCGCGAATACGCCCGCGCCGCCGATCCGTTGCTCCGCGGCAGGGACCAACTCGTCTGGTTCGAGCGGCTGGAGAACGAGCACGAGAACCTGCGGGCGGCGCTGCGCCGGGCGGTGGCCGCCGGGGACGAGCAGGAGGCCCTGATACTCGTGCTCGGCTGCAACTGGTTCTGGGAGGTGCGCAACTACGCCTCGGAGCGCCGCCATTGGCCGCTCACCGTGGCTTCGATGGGCCCCGATCCGTTCGCCGAACCGCCAGCCCTCGTACCGCTGGAGCACGGTCCGCTGGAGCAACCGCCGCCGCTGGCGGGCGAACAGCTGCTGGAGGCCCGCCGCCACGTCCGGCTGATCGACATGTCCGCCCGTGAGGGCGAGGTCGACTGGTGGACCCACCCGGAGATGACGCGGATCGGCAACGCGCTGATCGCGACCTACCCCCCGCACCTGCCGCAGGCCGCCCGCTTCCCGGGCATCATGCGCCCCTACGGCGCTTTCTTCTCCGGCGACTTCGACCGGCTGCAGAGCCTGATGAACGAGACCGTCGAAGCCTGCCGGACCCACGGCCGCACCTGGGAACTGGCGTTCGCGCTGCAACTGCGGGCCAAGGTCAACAACGACGTGACCGAGCGGCTGGCCGATTCGATCCGGGACATCGGTGAGAGCCGGCGGCTCTTCGAGCGGCTGGGTGACGAGTGGGGGACCGCCGAGACGCTCTCCGCGGAGGCCGAGGCCGCGATCCACTCGGGCGAGTGGCTGCGCGCGGTCGAGTGCTGCCGCGAGGGCATCGCGCTGGCCCGCAAGATCGGCTCGCACCAGCACGTCCCGGTACTGACCGTACGGATGGGCGACGCCCTGATCAGTGCCGGCGACTGGGAGCAGGGCGAACGGCTGCTGCGCGAGGGCATCGAGGACGCCCAGCGGTTCGGTTCGGCCAGCGACGGTGCCGCCTTCTTCGGCAACGTCCTGCTGGCCGGCGCGCTCAGCCACCGGCACGACACCGCCCAGGCACTGGAGGTCATCGAGGAGACCATCCGGCAGAACGAGGCCGGCGGCACCGGTATGCCCGGCTTCATCAGCGGGATGCTGCTCGGCATGAAGGGCTCGCTGCTCGGCAAGTCCGGCCGGCCGGTGGAGGGCCTGCGCCTGCTCACCGAGGGGGTGGAGGAGCTGGCCCGGCATCCGCTCGCCAATGTGATCACCCCGCGGCTGTCCATCATGCTCACCCCGGCGGCAGCCCAGCTGCTGCGGCTGGTCGCCGAGGCCGACGGGGGCCCGGAGCACCGGCTCTTCGGACGCCGGGTGCACCGCTCGGTGGTGCTGCTCGGCGCCCACCAGCGCTGGCGCCCCTCGGTGGTGCCGCCCGCCGAACTGCGGGAGCTGGAGGAGGAGAAGGCGCTCTTGCGCGACCTGCTCGGCGAGCAGGCGTACGAGGCCGGGTACGCCGAGGGCGACGGCCTCCAGGCTGAGGAGGCCGTCGCCCTGATGCGCGACGTGGAGTGA
- a CDS encoding site-2 protease family protein: MSVIQMRRTHSGGDRRVSPIFLGIAAVMVVSGWAVWSGFAANGRFAVFLFVVSGWIVSLCLHEYAHARTALHSGDTSIGEKGYLTLNPLKYTHVALSIVLPVLFLLMGGIGLPGGAVFIERNRIRGRLRHSLISAAGPLTNVLFAVLLMLPFTLGTADGWPSAFRASLAFLAMLQVTSALLNFLPVPGLDGYGVVEPWLSYEVKRQVAPFAPFGMLAVFGVLYIRSVNEKFFDLIYTIVGWFGVQDFLVAEGDFLFRFWQR; the protein is encoded by the coding sequence ATGAGCGTCATCCAGATGCGCCGTACGCACAGCGGCGGCGACCGCCGCGTCAGTCCGATCTTCCTGGGCATCGCGGCGGTGATGGTCGTCTCCGGCTGGGCGGTGTGGAGCGGCTTCGCCGCGAACGGCCGGTTCGCGGTGTTCCTCTTCGTGGTGTCCGGCTGGATCGTCTCGCTGTGCCTGCACGAGTACGCGCACGCCCGTACCGCCCTGCACAGCGGCGACACCAGCATCGGGGAGAAGGGCTATCTGACCCTGAACCCGCTGAAGTACACGCACGTCGCGCTCTCCATCGTGCTGCCGGTGCTGTTCTTGCTGATGGGCGGCATCGGCCTGCCCGGTGGCGCGGTCTTCATCGAGCGGAACCGGATCCGCGGCCGGCTGCGGCACAGCCTGATCTCGGCGGCGGGCCCGCTGACCAACGTGCTCTTCGCGGTGCTGCTGATGCTGCCGTTCACGCTGGGCACGGCGGACGGCTGGCCGTCCGCCTTCCGGGCCTCGCTGGCCTTCCTGGCGATGCTCCAGGTCACCTCGGCGCTGCTGAACTTCCTGCCGGTGCCCGGCCTCGACGGCTACGGGGTCGTGGAGCCCTGGCTGTCGTACGAGGTCAAGCGGCAGGTGGCGCCGTTCGCGCCGTTCGGGATGCTGGCGGTCTTCGGTGTGCTGTACATCCGGTCGGTCAACGAGAAGTTCTTCGACCTGATCTACACGATCGTGGGCTGGTTCGGGGTGCAGGACTTCCTGGTCGCGGAGGGCGACTTCCTGTTCCGCTTCTGGCAGCGCTGA
- the npdG gene encoding NADPH-dependent F420 reductase: MTNADDGKTAAPAKAPAKDPWELPDVSGLVVGVLGGTGDQGRGLAYRLARARQQVIIGSRAADRARSAAAELGHGVEGADNAECARRSDIAIVAVPWEGHAKILESLRDELAGKLVVDCVNPLGFDKQGAYPLTVEEGSAAQQAAALLPDSRVTAAFHHLSAVLLQNPEIEEIDTDVMVLGEVRADTDIVQALAARIPGMRGVFAGRLRNAHQVESLVANLISVNRRYKAHAGLRVTDV, from the coding sequence ATGACTAACGCTGACGACGGTAAGACGGCCGCACCCGCGAAAGCGCCGGCCAAGGACCCGTGGGAGTTGCCCGATGTGTCGGGGCTCGTGGTGGGCGTGCTCGGTGGCACCGGGGACCAGGGGCGCGGGCTGGCGTACCGGCTGGCGCGGGCCAGGCAGCAGGTGATCATCGGGTCACGGGCCGCCGACCGGGCGCGGAGCGCCGCCGCGGAGCTCGGACACGGGGTCGAGGGCGCGGACAACGCCGAGTGCGCGCGGCGCAGCGACATCGCGATCGTCGCGGTGCCGTGGGAGGGCCACGCCAAGATCCTGGAGTCGCTGCGCGACGAACTCGCCGGGAAGCTGGTCGTGGACTGCGTCAACCCGCTCGGCTTCGACAAGCAGGGCGCGTACCCGCTCACCGTCGAGGAGGGCAGCGCCGCCCAGCAGGCCGCCGCACTGCTCCCGGACTCCCGGGTCACCGCCGCCTTCCACCACCTCTCGGCGGTGCTGCTGCAGAACCCGGAGATCGAGGAGATCGACACCGACGTGATGGTGCTCGGCGAGGTCCGCGCCGACACCGACATCGTGCAGGCACTGGCCGCCCGCATCCCCGGGATGCGCGGTGTCTTCGCCGGCCGGCTGCGCAACGCCCACCAGGTCGAGTCGCTGGTCGCCAACCTGATCTCGGTCAACCGGCGCTACAAGGCACACGCCGGCCTGCGGGTCACCGACGTCTGA
- a CDS encoding recombinase family protein — MDNSRSAWSRKRKRPGWDRLLEEARERGFRHIIAYHPDRLMRQPRDLEELLQVSDDHAITLHGEANRRDLSDPDDRFILRIEVAHACRSSDDTSRRLKSAMQDRAREGKPQGGVRRFGYAKGGMTIVEEEAEIVRKVFDRYLKGEGAAPLAKDLHRRGTQTAGGKAWSAGTVRGLLDSRHGRARRGHQR; from the coding sequence ATGGACAACAGCCGCTCGGCCTGGAGCCGCAAGCGGAAGCGTCCCGGCTGGGACCGCCTGCTGGAGGAGGCCCGGGAGCGCGGCTTCCGACACATCATCGCCTACCACCCCGACCGGCTCATGCGGCAGCCTCGCGACTTGGAGGAGCTGCTCCAGGTCTCCGACGACCACGCGATCACTCTCCACGGAGAGGCGAACCGGCGCGACCTCTCTGACCCCGATGATCGCTTCATCCTGCGGATCGAGGTCGCGCACGCCTGCCGGTCGTCCGACGACACCTCCCGCCGGCTGAAGTCCGCGATGCAGGACCGCGCCCGGGAGGGCAAGCCGCAGGGCGGCGTCCGGCGCTTCGGTTACGCGAAAGGCGGGATGACGATCGTCGAGGAGGAGGCCGAGATCGTCCGCAAGGTCTTCGACCGCTACCTCAAAGGCGAGGGCGCGGCCCCGCTCGCGAAGGACCTTCATCGCCGAGGCACCCAGACGGCTGGCGGCAAGGCGTGGAGTGCCGGCACCGTGCGCGGCCTGCTCGACTCCCGGCACGGTCGCGCTCGAAGGGGACACCAACGCTGA
- a CDS encoding DUF6907 domain-containing protein encodes MGSAALVAGLPAAPAEPAVGRTWTITTTAGFTVEGYLPAWAEEDPSATGVPLDRLPVRLADIGHWTHFGGQPMRVRSPAFESEGSSEREEQVFWGSIDCHPFAEDPDPREPVVSLAVIGDFWINDLDPDGLAEVAAQLRAQADRLDHENTSAVGGRAS; translated from the coding sequence TTGGGTTCTGCCGCTCTTGTCGCTGGGCTGCCCGCTGCCCCTGCCGAGCCTGCTGTCGGCCGGACGTGGACGATCACCACCACGGCAGGTTTCACCGTTGAGGGCTACCTGCCCGCGTGGGCGGAGGAGGATCCCAGCGCGACCGGTGTGCCGCTCGACCGGCTTCCGGTCCGGTTGGCGGACATCGGGCACTGGACCCACTTCGGGGGTCAGCCGATGCGCGTGCGCTCCCCGGCCTTCGAGAGCGAAGGCAGCAGCGAGAGGGAGGAGCAGGTGTTCTGGGGCAGCATCGACTGCCACCCGTTCGCCGAGGACCCCGACCCGCGCGAACCTGTGGTCAGCCTCGCGGTGATCGGGGACTTCTGGATCAATGACCTCGACCCGGACGGACTCGCCGAAGTCGCGGCCCAGTTACGTGCCCAGGCTGACCGCCTGGACCACGAGAACACGTCCGCAGTTGGTGGCCGTGCGAGCTGA
- a CDS encoding ATP-binding protein, whose amino-acid sequence MSASGVPRKGGRGVEAPVVRRWRRTARCVSLARHELRLVLIGWELAGLTDAAELVLSELFTNAVRHARVPRDRLVETRYERLSSGVRIEVHDADETRPVVRAASMDAESGRGLALVDALTGGCWGVSVREGAGKLLWAVVADDGVEHRPGRDGCGEQGL is encoded by the coding sequence GTGAGCGCCTCGGGGGTCCCTCGGAAGGGCGGGCGCGGGGTGGAGGCCCCGGTTGTGAGGAGGTGGAGACGTACTGCCCGATGCGTTTCCTTGGCCCGGCACGAGTTGCGGCTCGTGCTGATCGGCTGGGAGTTGGCCGGTCTGACGGATGCGGCGGAGCTGGTGCTGTCGGAACTGTTCACCAATGCGGTGCGGCATGCGCGTGTACCTCGGGACCGGTTGGTCGAGACGCGATACGAGCGTCTATCGAGTGGGGTGCGGATCGAGGTGCATGACGCCGATGAGACGAGGCCGGTGGTCCGGGCGGCGTCGATGGACGCGGAGTCCGGGCGGGGTCTGGCGCTGGTCGACGCTCTGACGGGCGGATGCTGGGGAGTGAGCGTGCGCGAGGGTGCCGGCAAGCTGTTGTGGGCGGTTGTTGCTGACGACGGAGTTGAGCATCGGCCGGGCCGCGACGGGTGCGGGGAGCAGGGGCTGTGA